One window from the genome of Synechococcus sp. PROS-7-1 encodes:
- a CDS encoding MBL fold metallo-hydrolase, translating to MFRINHRCINCGTCWQFDSDHFAPEGERACVHAQPVGQEATEQALLALQACPVAAIETDRSLRQTTPVDGFPALIKEHSEGTIYYCGWASRRSFGACSWLITRPSGNVMVDVPRWSAPLARRIQALGGLRFIVLPHRDDVADHERWARTFACDRWIHAADADAAPQAEQLITGGDAVAIAEGLQLIPTPGHTEGSLCALLGDARSVLFSGDHLWWNPEHAVVVASERYCWWDFATQLASVERLLDLDVALLLPGHGRRHAFAPGAWRTALEQTLRWNRRHHES from the coding sequence GTGTTCCGCATCAACCATCGCTGCATCAACTGCGGCACCTGCTGGCAATTTGATTCGGATCACTTCGCTCCCGAGGGTGAGCGTGCGTGCGTTCATGCCCAGCCTGTTGGCCAGGAGGCCACAGAGCAGGCGCTGCTGGCGTTGCAGGCCTGCCCTGTGGCTGCGATCGAAACCGACCGCAGCTTGCGCCAGACCACTCCGGTTGATGGCTTTCCTGCTCTGATCAAAGAGCATTCCGAGGGAACGATCTACTACTGCGGCTGGGCGTCGCGGCGCAGTTTCGGAGCCTGCAGTTGGTTGATCACCCGGCCCTCAGGCAACGTGATGGTGGATGTTCCGCGATGGAGTGCGCCTCTGGCCCGACGGATCCAGGCCCTTGGTGGTTTGCGCTTCATCGTGTTGCCCCACCGCGACGATGTCGCAGACCATGAGCGCTGGGCCCGGACGTTTGCTTGTGACCGCTGGATTCATGCGGCTGATGCTGACGCGGCCCCGCAGGCAGAACAGCTGATCACAGGCGGTGATGCGGTTGCGATTGCCGAAGGCCTTCAGCTCATCCCCACGCCAGGGCACACCGAGGGATCGCTCTGCGCATTGCTGGGGGATGCACGCTCCGTGTTGTTCAGCGGCGATCACCTCTGGTGGAATCCCGAGCATGCGGTGGTGGTGGCTTCAGAGCGCTACTGCTGGTGGGATTTTGCAACCCAGCTTGCGTCTGTGGAGCGGCTGCTGGATCTTGATGTGGCTTTGCTGCTGCCCGGTCATGGCCGGCGCCATGCCTTTGCGCCGGGAGCCTGGCGTACCGCCCTTGAGCAGACCTTGCGCTGGAATCGGCGCCATCATGAAAGCTGA
- a CDS encoding DUF427 domain-containing protein, translating to MQAVFNGTVIAESEDIVMVDGNPYFPRASMHADYFRDSSHTTVCGWKGTARYWDVVVGDQVISNAVWSYESPKPEAEQIRERFAFYRGKGVELS from the coding sequence ATGCAGGCTGTTTTCAACGGCACGGTGATTGCCGAGAGCGAGGACATCGTGATGGTGGATGGCAATCCCTATTTTCCTCGCGCGTCGATGCACGCCGACTACTTTCGCGACTCCAGTCACACCACAGTGTGCGGTTGGAAAGGCACCGCCCGCTACTGGGATGTGGTGGTTGGTGATCAGGTGATCAGCAATGCGGTTTGGAGTTATGAATCGCCGAAGCCTGAAGCGGAACAGATTCGCGAGCGTTTCGCTTTTTATCGCGGCAAGGGTGTGGAGCTGAGCTGA